A genomic segment from Methanoplanus limicola DSM 2279 encodes:
- a CDS encoding amino acid ABC transporter permease, with protein MDAISILIDWLPYLLSGIIVTMGLVAAGLGIGVLLGLPMALGQVYSKWPVRAAIGVYVWFFRGLPVLVLLFLFYFGLFPAIGLGDMPAFFVGATVLGLRGAAYQSQIFRGAIQSISDGQMTAARSLGMSRFTAIKSIILPQSVRIALPGWSNEYPNILTDSAVCYAIGVMELITRTSQIVSQTYLTMPIYIACAGVFILLNYAGMKGLYILENRLAIPGFGGNSGEV; from the coding sequence ATGGATGCAATATCTATACTAATAGACTGGCTGCCGTATCTCCTATCCGGAATAATTGTCACAATGGGCCTTGTCGCCGCAGGACTTGGAATAGGTGTTCTTCTTGGTCTGCCGATGGCACTCGGACAGGTATATTCAAAATGGCCGGTCAGGGCCGCAATAGGCGTTTATGTATGGTTCTTCAGGGGCCTTCCTGTTCTTGTTCTTCTCTTTCTGTTTTACTTCGGTCTCTTCCCTGCAATTGGACTTGGAGATATGCCGGCGTTTTTCGTCGGAGCAACAGTGCTTGGGCTCAGAGGGGCCGCATATCAGTCGCAGATATTCAGAGGAGCTATTCAGTCGATAAGCGACGGGCAGATGACAGCCGCAAGATCACTTGGAATGAGCAGATTTACAGCTATAAAATCAATAATTCTGCCTCAGTCAGTACGAATTGCACTTCCGGGATGGTCAAATGAATATCCGAATATTCTCACAGATTCAGCAGTCTGCTATGCCATCGGTGTAATGGAATTAATCACAAGAACCTCACAGATAGTCTCACAGACATACCTTACAATGCCAATCTACATTGCCTGCGCCGGAGTATTCATCCTATTAAATTATGCAGGTATGAAAGGACTCTACATACTTGAGAACAGGCTGGCGATACCTGGTTTTGGCGGAAACAGCGGGGAAGTATAA
- a CDS encoding amino acid ABC transporter ATP-binding protein translates to MSDNDYILRIEDIHKKYGNNEVLKGVSLDVKKGETIVFIGSSGTGKSTLLRCINQLTPPEKGRVFLNGEEVTNSGKRINNFRQKIGMVFQNFYLFDHLTAIRNVEIALIKVRGMKPDEAREKAMNELRQVGMEDWADHYPAELSGGQAQRVSIARALAMDPDVILFDEPTSALDPELTREVLEVMKKLAKDGMTMLVVTHEMGFAQSVANRIIFMEEGKILEEGTPEEIMNNPKSERTKSFIGQFNSGY, encoded by the coding sequence ATGTCAGACAATGATTATATCCTTAGAATAGAAGATATTCATAAAAAATACGGAAATAATGAAGTATTAAAAGGCGTCTCACTCGATGTAAAAAAAGGTGAGACGATCGTCTTCATAGGATCTTCGGGTACAGGCAAGAGTACTTTATTAAGGTGCATAAACCAGCTTACACCACCAGAAAAAGGGAGAGTATTTCTTAATGGTGAAGAGGTCACAAATTCCGGGAAGAGAATAAATAATTTCAGGCAGAAGATCGGTATGGTCTTTCAGAATTTTTACCTCTTTGACCACTTAACGGCAATCAGAAATGTTGAGATCGCCTTAATCAAAGTACGCGGGATGAAACCCGATGAGGCAAGAGAGAAAGCCATGAATGAACTCCGCCAGGTCGGAATGGAAGACTGGGCAGATCATTATCCTGCGGAACTTTCCGGAGGTCAGGCGCAGCGGGTCTCAATCGCACGTGCACTTGCAATGGATCCTGATGTAATACTCTTTGATGAACCGACATCGGCACTTGATCCTGAACTCACAAGGGAGGTTTTGGAGGTCATGAAGAAGCTGGCAAAAGACGGGATGACAATGCTTGTCGTAACCCACGAGATGGGATTTGCACAATCGGTTGCGAACAGGATTATATTTATGGAAGAAGGAAAGATCCTTGAGGAGGGCACACCTGAAGAGATCATGAACAATCCTAAATCCGAGAGGACAAAGAGTTTTATCGGGCAGTTTAATAGCGGATACTAA
- a CDS encoding amino acid ABC transporter permease, whose product MDQMTFIAEILMPALIGGLVITLQLIALSAPFGLLGGIGVAVGRTYGGRYTVIFCKAYVTFIKGCPLLLLLFILYFGLPSVGITLTAFVASITGFILCNSAYSSEYIRGSMKSIREGQLIAARALGMTERQVIVNIVLPQALRRAIPGLSNEFIYLIKYSSLAYMLTVIELTGAGKLVATKYFAYNEAFIMVGAVYLLLVTITTFGANMLEKKYAIPGTSGR is encoded by the coding sequence ATGGACCAGATGACATTTATTGCAGAAATTCTGATGCCGGCACTGATCGGCGGACTTGTAATTACGCTTCAGCTCATTGCGCTGTCCGCACCTTTCGGACTCCTTGGAGGAATAGGAGTTGCTGTAGGGAGGACATACGGGGGGCGTTATACAGTAATCTTCTGCAAGGCCTATGTCACATTCATCAAAGGGTGCCCGCTTTTACTTCTGCTGTTTATTCTGTACTTCGGCCTGCCTTCAGTCGGCATCACACTCACTGCCTTTGTGGCATCAATAACCGGATTTATACTGTGCAATTCAGCTTACAGTTCAGAGTATATCCGCGGTTCGATGAAATCGATACGGGAAGGTCAGTTGATTGCCGCAAGAGCGCTCGGCATGACAGAAAGGCAGGTAATTGTAAATATTGTACTCCCACAGGCACTCAGAAGAGCAATTCCCGGACTATCCAATGAATTCATCTACCTGATAAAATATTCGTCACTTGCATATATGCTCACAGTAATAGAGCTTACAGGTGCAGGAAAACTTGTGGCTACAAAATATTTCGCATACAATGAGGCATTTATAATGGTCGGTGCAGTCTATCTTCTGCTTGTGACTATAACAACATTCGGTGCAAATATGCTTGAAAAGAAGTATGCAATACCCGGAACCAGCGGGCGCTGA
- a CDS encoding CHASE4 domain-containing protein — MLILGLIAGTYIIVLNGLFNIEEHEAIDNSERAENYIYYKISDVDRINKDWAFWDSSYYFMDDKNTEFIGENFVDSTYYNLKINSILYFDLNSTLFYGEYYNLDDDEFTNIPKGLLDSIKEHISVKGPDPSEGIAGFMEADGNLHIVSINPVLTSNMDGTPKGILVMTKEVSGEYLSEISDEINIELELTGITGLNREYPEINGMNSRLISYGPDEEEIYVKSMISDISDRPVAVLTVTDSRDLFALGLSTVTFFSGYVLILCAAVVIILNITFESLFTRRLESVSYELKRIASTKDYESRLKDEHDDEISLISDSGNILLETIQRNVQHLEEKNRELNRTLLKKSELIAELHHRVKNNLQYIISLLGIKSLKIKDPEALEVINDATGRIKYLGMIHDDLYRKEERKTLLFKSHLFDLANLIMEGMSEEKREKISVQITGDEFETDLSYAIPLSTALYELIKNSTEHAFDQKGGRIDIDIKKSNSGIIIKVKDDGTGIGNPEGKEFSFGINFAKNIITKQLSGTMENIRSETGTCWLISLKKIGTDEEHSHNPKQ, encoded by the coding sequence GTGCTTATTCTGGGCCTTATTGCCGGAACTTACATAATAGTGCTTAACGGCCTCTTCAATATCGAAGAACATGAGGCCATAGATAATTCAGAGAGAGCAGAGAACTATATCTATTACAAAATATCTGATGTTGACAGAATAAATAAAGACTGGGCATTCTGGGATTCATCATACTATTTTATGGATGATAAAAACACAGAATTCATCGGAGAGAATTTTGTTGACTCCACATATTATAACCTCAAAATCAATTCAATCCTCTATTTTGACCTAAACAGCACACTATTTTATGGAGAATATTATAATCTGGATGATGATGAATTCACCAATATTCCAAAAGGGCTTTTAGATTCAATCAAAGAGCATATTTCAGTAAAAGGTCCTGATCCGTCAGAGGGCATCGCCGGATTCATGGAGGCAGATGGTAACCTCCACATTGTATCTATAAATCCGGTTCTGACAAGCAATATGGACGGAACTCCAAAGGGAATACTTGTTATGACAAAGGAGGTATCCGGAGAATATCTCAGTGAAATCTCAGATGAGATCAATATTGAACTGGAATTAACCGGAATTACGGGTCTGAACAGGGAATACCCTGAAATTAACGGCATGAATTCACGCCTCATTTCATATGGACCAGATGAGGAGGAGATCTATGTCAAATCAATGATATCTGACATCAGCGACAGGCCGGTTGCAGTGCTTACAGTTACTGACAGCAGGGATTTATTCGCTTTAGGTCTTAGTACAGTGACATTCTTCTCAGGATATGTACTTATTCTCTGTGCAGCAGTCGTTATAATCCTGAATATAACTTTTGAATCATTATTTACCAGAAGACTTGAATCAGTCTCTTATGAACTGAAAAGAATAGCAAGCACAAAAGATTATGAGTCACGTCTTAAAGATGAGCATGACGATGAAATATCATTAATCTCAGACTCCGGAAACATCCTGCTTGAAACAATACAGAGAAATGTGCAGCATCTTGAGGAGAAGAACCGTGAACTGAACAGGACACTCCTGAAGAAATCAGAACTTATTGCAGAACTCCACCACAGAGTTAAAAACAACCTTCAGTACATAATAAGCCTCCTCGGAATAAAGTCACTTAAAATAAAAGATCCTGAGGCACTTGAAGTAATTAATGATGCAACCGGAAGGATCAAATATCTCGGAATGATCCACGATGATCTCTACAGAAAAGAGGAGAGAAAAACTCTGCTCTTTAAGAGTCATCTCTTCGATCTGGCAAACCTTATCATGGAAGGCATGTCCGAAGAGAAGCGAGAGAAGATATCCGTTCAGATAACCGGCGATGAATTCGAGACCGATCTCTCATATGCAATTCCTCTAAGCACTGCTCTGTATGAACTGATTAAGAACTCAACCGAACATGCCTTTGATCAAAAAGGAGGCAGGATTGATATAGATATCAAAAAGAGCAATTCCGGGATTATAATAAAAGTAAAGGATGACGGAACAGGAATCGGAAATCCAGAGGGCAAAGAGTTCAGTTTTGGGATCAATTTTGCCAAAAATATCATTACAAAACAGTTATCCGGAACGATGGAAAATATCCGGTCCGAAACAGGGACATGCTGGTTGATATCACTTAAAAAGATCGGAACGGATGAAGAACACTCCCATAACCCGAAGCAATAA
- a CDS encoding response regulator: MRRILIVEDEDLIGEFIRTVVTEIMGHEGIGPVISSKEAYETAIALKPDLILMDIRLAGEGDGIEAAEKIRKSGIDIPIIFTSASTEAATVKRTEEISNSEFLKKPFEIKDLIRHISGYI, translated from the coding sequence ATGAGACGAATTCTGATTGTTGAAGACGAAGATCTGATTGGGGAATTTATAAGGACGGTCGTAACCGAAATTATGGGTCATGAGGGTATAGGCCCTGTAATTTCATCTAAAGAGGCGTATGAAACAGCCATAGCTCTTAAACCGGATTTAATCCTGATGGACATACGCCTTGCCGGTGAAGGTGACGGCATTGAGGCTGCTGAGAAAATCAGGAAAAGCGGAATAGATATCCCGATAATATTCACTTCGGCAAGCACTGAAGCGGCTACAGTGAAGAGAACTGAAGAGATCAGCAACTCAGAATTTCTTAAAAAACCCTTCGAGATCAAAGATCTGATCCGGCATATATCCGGATATATTTAG
- a CDS encoding ABC transporter substrate-binding protein, giving the protein MDRKFTTVFMLALAVMAVAIAGCTGADETVPVVEKVTIIDVKYIVGIDGEYPPYSYIDKDGNPTGFDVESIKWIADKKGFDVEIQPMAWDGIIPALQAGKIDMVYSGMTITDERLEKVNFSKPYWVANQAVAVRADSEITLDDYKAGKVVCGAQRGSTAAEWIETNLIKTELMPEDNLKLYDNFPLAVSDLENKRIDAAMYDTPVVKDIIAEKDDVVMLGTIQTDEEYGIAVRKDDVRLLNALNDGLDMLMADPYWKELIEKYKLA; this is encoded by the coding sequence ATGGACAGAAAGTTTACTACTGTTTTTATGCTCGCGCTTGCTGTAATGGCAGTTGCCATTGCAGGTTGCACCGGTGCGGATGAGACAGTTCCTGTTGTAGAGAAAGTGACAATTATTGATGTCAAGTACATTGTCGGAATTGACGGCGAATATCCTCCGTACTCATACATTGACAAAGACGGAAACCCCACAGGTTTTGATGTTGAGTCAATTAAATGGATTGCTGATAAGAAAGGTTTCGATGTTGAGATTCAGCCAATGGCATGGGACGGTATTATTCCGGCACTTCAGGCAGGAAAGATTGACATGGTCTATTCAGGAATGACAATCACAGACGAGAGACTTGAGAAAGTAAACTTCTCAAAGCCATACTGGGTTGCAAATCAGGCAGTTGCTGTAAGGGCAGACTCTGAAATAACACTTGATGACTATAAAGCCGGAAAGGTTGTCTGCGGTGCACAGAGAGGTTCAACAGCAGCAGAGTGGATTGAAACAAACCTCATTAAGACAGAACTTATGCCTGAGGATAACCTCAAACTCTATGACAATTTCCCACTTGCAGTTTCAGATCTTGAAAACAAGAGAATTGATGCAGCAATGTACGATACTCCGGTAGTAAAGGACATTATCGCTGAAAAGGATGATGTTGTCATGCTCGGTACAATTCAGACAGATGAAGAGTACGGAATTGCTGTCCGGAAGGACGATGTAAGACTTCTTAACGCACTCAATGACGGTCTTGATATGCTTATGGCAGACCCATACTGGAAAGAACTTATTGAGAAGTATAAACTTGCCTGA
- a CDS encoding phenylacetate--CoA ligase family protein translates to MYWNKEMETLTGDDLDRLQARHLRWTVKQAQKVPFYKKLLNDAGIYADDIRRKEDIVKLPFTTKKDLQSGYPFGFFAVPKKEIVRIHTTSGTTGKPTVVGYTRKDLENWSELIARNMTMVGLTDEDTFQNAVNYGLFTGGLGFHYGAEKVGMTVIPSGTGNTKRQIEMIDDFGVTAMHCTPGYALHLAEVAEQMGTKLESFKTGMFGAEPWSENMRKTLEEKLAVTAYDSYGMSEMYGPGAAFECPEKDGLHFWHDSYLIEIIDPETGESLSPGEKGELVVTPLVKEAMPLIRYRTGDITYIIDDECPCKRGDRIARITGRSDDMLVIRGINIFPSQIEHVLKSLPEVGDQFMVYVDRVNHLDEMTIDTEIKREYFSGELSDLEKIQKKIIHQLRETLNIRTSVNLVEPESLPRFEGKAKRVIDKRGDKI, encoded by the coding sequence ATGTACTGGAACAAAGAGATGGAGACGCTCACCGGAGATGACCTTGACAGACTCCAGGCAAGGCACCTCAGGTGGACGGTAAAACAGGCACAAAAAGTTCCATTTTACAAAAAACTCCTTAATGACGCAGGAATTTATGCAGACGACATTCGAAGGAAGGAAGATATTGTAAAACTTCCTTTTACCACAAAAAAGGATTTGCAGTCCGGATATCCGTTTGGATTTTTTGCTGTCCCTAAAAAGGAGATTGTCCGGATACATACCACATCCGGCACTACCGGAAAACCAACTGTAGTCGGATATACCAGAAAAGACCTTGAAAACTGGTCTGAACTTATTGCCAGAAATATGACAATGGTCGGCCTTACTGACGAGGATACATTTCAGAACGCAGTGAATTATGGTCTTTTTACAGGCGGACTTGGATTTCACTACGGTGCAGAGAAAGTCGGCATGACAGTAATTCCAAGCGGCACGGGAAATACAAAACGCCAGATCGAGATGATCGATGACTTTGGCGTCACCGCAATGCACTGCACTCCCGGTTATGCGCTCCATCTCGCCGAGGTTGCAGAACAGATGGGGACAAAGCTTGAGAGCTTTAAAACCGGAATGTTTGGTGCTGAACCGTGGTCTGAGAATATGAGAAAGACCCTTGAGGAGAAGCTTGCCGTCACCGCCTATGATTCATACGGCATGAGTGAGATGTACGGCCCGGGCGCTGCATTTGAGTGTCCCGAAAAGGACGGGCTTCATTTCTGGCATGACTCTTACTTAATTGAGATAATTGATCCTGAGACCGGAGAGAGCCTCTCTCCCGGAGAGAAGGGTGAACTGGTCGTAACTCCGCTTGTAAAAGAGGCGATGCCGCTTATAAGATACAGAACGGGCGACATCACATATATCATTGATGACGAATGCCCCTGCAAAAGAGGAGACAGGATTGCAAGGATTACCGGGAGAAGCGATGATATGCTTGTAATACGCGGAATTAACATATTTCCGTCACAGATTGAGCATGTACTGAAGTCACTTCCGGAAGTAGGGGATCAGTTTATGGTGTATGTTGACAGGGTTAATCACCTTGATGAGATGACCATTGACACCGAGATAAAGAGAGAATATTTCAGCGGTGAACTATCTGACCTTGAAAAAATTCAGAAGAAAATAATTCATCAGTTAAGGGAGACACTGAATATAAGGACAAGCGTGAACCTTGTCGAACCGGAATCACTGCCCCGTTTTGAAGGAAAGGCAAAGAGAGTCATTGATAAGAGAGGGGATAAGATATGA
- a CDS encoding phenylacetate--CoA ligase family protein, with translation MKIWDPRIEEMPAADLKKLQYRHLKTLVYRLYSFSEFYHRRMDEQKVHPDDIRSLADITKLPFMYKSDLRDNYPNRIFTAPQEELVRYHVSSGTTGKPTVVGYTQKDLDIWTTSLARALTAAGLGRGDIMQVSYGYGLFTGGLGLHYGAEKIGATVVPTSVGNTERQIELMQDLSVTAIACTPSYMVHLGETAEKMGISIKNDTNLKTAVLGAEPWSETMRQRIQEQMGISAYNIYGTSELSGPMFTECAEQNGIHIWGDIAYTEIIDPETGEQLPPGEKGELVMTILQKEALPMIRFRIGDITSLDESVCPCGRTHPRIERIQGRVDDMLIIRGINVFPSQVEHALLGIPEVSGHFQIIVDRKGALDTMLVQVELNPDSFSDKVSDIMDIRNKVSHLLKNQLNVAAGVELVAPGALPRFEGKAKRVTDRRVM, from the coding sequence ATGAAAATATGGGACCCAAGAATTGAGGAGATGCCGGCAGCAGATCTGAAGAAACTTCAGTACAGACATTTAAAGACACTTGTTTACCGGCTTTACAGCTTTTCAGAGTTCTATCACCGGAGAATGGATGAGCAGAAGGTCCATCCGGATGACATAAGGTCACTTGCAGACATTACAAAACTGCCGTTTATGTACAAGAGTGACTTAAGAGACAATTACCCAAACAGGATCTTTACCGCACCCCAGGAAGAGCTGGTACGGTACCACGTATCTTCAGGTACAACCGGCAAGCCGACGGTTGTCGGTTATACGCAAAAAGACCTTGACATCTGGACAACCTCACTTGCAAGGGCGCTCACCGCAGCAGGTCTTGGCCGGGGCGACATCATGCAGGTATCGTACGGTTATGGCCTCTTCACAGGTGGTCTTGGTCTGCATTACGGTGCGGAGAAGATCGGTGCAACGGTTGTCCCTACAAGTGTCGGCAATACAGAGAGACAGATTGAACTTATGCAGGATTTATCAGTTACAGCCATCGCCTGCACGCCATCATATATGGTTCACCTTGGAGAAACAGCCGAAAAAATGGGCATATCAATTAAGAACGATACCAACCTTAAAACCGCAGTTCTCGGGGCAGAACCCTGGTCAGAGACGATGAGGCAGAGAATTCAGGAGCAGATGGGAATTTCGGCATACAACATCTACGGCACATCTGAACTTTCAGGTCCGATGTTCACCGAATGTGCAGAGCAGAACGGGATTCATATCTGGGGAGATATTGCCTATACTGAAATTATCGATCCTGAAACCGGAGAGCAGCTTCCTCCGGGCGAGAAAGGGGAACTTGTTATGACAATCCTTCAGAAGGAGGCACTGCCGATGATAAGGTTCAGGATTGGTGACATCACTTCCCTTGATGAATCTGTATGCCCGTGCGGCAGGACTCATCCAAGAATAGAACGCATTCAGGGGCGTGTGGACGATATGCTTATCATCCGGGGAATTAATGTCTTCCCGTCACAGGTAGAGCATGCACTGCTCGGAATTCCGGAAGTATCAGGACATTTCCAGATTATTGTTGACCGGAAAGGTGCCCTTGATACTATGCTTGTGCAGGTTGAGTTAAATCCGGACTCTTTTTCGGATAAAGTATCGGATATAATGGATATACGAAACAAGGTATCGCATCTGCTGAAAAATCAGCTCAATGTCGCCGCCGGTGTAGAACTCGTTGCACCGGGGGCACTGCCAAGATTTGAAGGAAAGGCAAAGAGAGTAACTGACAGGAGGGTAATGTAA
- a CDS encoding VWA domain-containing protein yields MKFIPILIFLISFSLLCGLSAALEESEVDITSDSQWITAGGNGAEITVEITNLSVSVSSVEFYCTQPEIYGEPDITSDTSSPYKTTFSSVRSGEPTIVAEVNYTVDDSEYFLSKIITLYVDHSVPDRISYLNYDYESEVGSEIDISVRMTDAYENIIDSRREDAEGTLAEYITFSSSGGTSGFWNGVDYSEDTITETVSSDGFVNVIFLISTTPGENLINIEPPEPLSQNLIVINGISTAPPAVIESAVSPHAADPPYVPADGETPFTVTYFLYDLHGNPSGNRTVTISSSDPNEDDFTLRSNSAGRISVTYGPKSQKGLFTLTATSTDNSSASVSNDLLFDSTEPVNMLLTANPETMPSVDVLPDSNSLIRAKVIDERGNPVKNEIVSFSLEDKTYPAYQAEGPQLLQTTAESDEYGQAIVEFIPGEFETAWSSPDFNELAEANCTVTAHWGNVSRTIKVEWKNYPYISVTTLAEPETVAVNGTVDVSVSIYGDGYALTPDPIDVMVSVDRSGSMLKDYPDRMVSAMSALKTFSSEMSEGRDQVGIASFGVSGSSNIYYYGYDYWAGRDDRSSDDGSYISLYYPGNGKYYSSYATVDLSLTTDRSSFDYEVDRIVPMSGTPMRKGLYLAIKELVDNGRADAVKGVILLSDGDYNYYGDPLARGYAGYYYYYGYKYYYSGPTYYGTLTENYYPFSDLTSAEQNLTVYANNNNITIYSIAFADSISTDGKEVLEKIAECTGGKYYYAPTGNDLGAIYTSIAGELKTEAGVNTTMQLVFDNIELNNVTVPNTAEDPVIDYVYLDGVSTTIESWNSTATIIPLYTEDQTLDWADDQNLDFNVGTIKLGQHWETSFRLKIMKSGNLNIFGSGSTISFNNGTDYLSLPATYVTAVADLNSTGITSTELDIEELTVTSGDIVTDRFDLGWKVNYSGSEQVSHKIYYLREGDGIWLPYKTLSGLSGPLVDYTSSETINVYGMPSGNYLFRVIASATDAADDSETVSVGIGVASGNVSYIKIE; encoded by the coding sequence ATGAAATTCATTCCGATATTAATTTTCCTGATCTCATTTTCTCTCCTGTGCGGTCTCTCAGCGGCACTTGAGGAATCTGAAGTAGATATTACATCTGACAGCCAGTGGATAACTGCCGGCGGAAACGGCGCTGAAATAACTGTTGAGATTACAAACCTGAGTGTTTCTGTATCTTCAGTAGAGTTTTACTGTACTCAGCCGGAAATTTATGGTGAGCCGGATATAACATCTGACACATCATCTCCCTACAAAACAACATTCAGCTCTGTCAGAAGCGGAGAACCAACTATTGTTGCGGAAGTCAACTATACCGTGGATGATTCTGAATATTTTCTGTCAAAAATAATAACTCTTTATGTCGATCATTCCGTTCCTGACAGAATATCATATTTAAATTATGATTATGAATCTGAAGTCGGAAGTGAAATCGATATTTCGGTGCGGATGACCGATGCCTATGAGAATATCATTGACAGCAGGAGGGAAGATGCTGAGGGAACTTTGGCGGAATATATAACATTTTCATCTTCCGGAGGTACCTCAGGATTCTGGAACGGTGTTGATTATTCAGAGGATACAATTACAGAAACGGTGAGTTCAGACGGCTTTGTAAATGTAATATTCCTTATCTCTACAACACCGGGGGAGAATCTCATCAATATTGAACCCCCTGAACCACTAAGTCAGAACCTTATAGTCATAAATGGAATTTCAACGGCTCCGCCTGCGGTAATTGAATCTGCTGTCAGCCCGCATGCGGCAGACCCTCCTTACGTCCCCGCAGACGGCGAGACTCCGTTTACAGTTACGTATTTTCTATATGATCTCCATGGCAATCCTTCCGGCAACAGAACTGTCACCATAAGCTCATCAGATCCAAACGAAGATGACTTTACTCTGAGATCCAATTCTGCCGGCAGGATTAGTGTGACATACGGCCCCAAGAGCCAGAAGGGGCTGTTTACACTGACCGCAACATCGACAGACAATTCAAGTGCATCAGTCAGCAATGATCTCCTGTTTGACAGCACAGAACCTGTAAATATGCTCCTGACTGCAAATCCGGAGACTATGCCGAGTGTGGATGTCCTTCCTGATTCAAATTCACTGATCCGTGCAAAGGTTATTGACGAGAGGGGAAATCCGGTGAAGAACGAAATAGTTTCATTCTCCCTTGAAGATAAGACATACCCTGCGTACCAGGCTGAGGGTCCTCAGCTGCTTCAGACAACTGCCGAATCTGATGAATACGGGCAGGCGATAGTTGAGTTTATACCCGGAGAATTTGAGACTGCCTGGTCATCTCCGGATTTTAACGAACTTGCGGAGGCGAACTGCACAGTCACAGCCCACTGGGGCAATGTAAGCCGGACAATAAAGGTCGAATGGAAGAATTATCCGTATATCAGTGTTACAACTCTTGCAGAACCTGAAACTGTGGCAGTGAATGGCACTGTCGATGTGAGCGTGAGCATATATGGTGACGGGTATGCACTGACTCCTGATCCAATAGATGTGATGGTATCTGTTGATCGTTCCGGCAGTATGTTAAAGGATTATCCGGACAGGATGGTCTCTGCTATGTCAGCTCTCAAAACATTCAGTTCAGAGATGTCTGAAGGGCGTGATCAGGTTGGAATTGCCTCATTTGGTGTTTCCGGTTCGTCCAATATCTATTACTATGGTTATGATTACTGGGCCGGCCGTGACGACAGAAGTTCAGATGACGGCTCATACATAAGTTTATATTATCCTGGCAATGGTAAATATTACAGCAGTTATGCAACTGTCGATCTCTCACTTACTACTGACCGCTCTTCTTTTGACTATGAAGTGGACAGAATTGTCCCTATGAGCGGCACTCCGATGAGGAAGGGTCTGTACCTTGCCATAAAAGAGCTTGTTGATAACGGGAGAGCAGATGCAGTAAAGGGTGTAATTCTTCTCTCTGATGGCGATTATAACTACTATGGTGATCCGCTTGCAAGGGGTTATGCCGGTTATTACTATTATTATGGGTATAAATACTATTATTCCGGTCCCACATATTACGGCACCCTGACTGAGAATTATTATCCGTTTTCAGATCTCACATCAGCAGAGCAGAACCTTACAGTCTATGCAAATAACAACAATATTACAATATATTCAATAGCTTTTGCCGATTCCATTTCAACAGATGGAAAAGAAGTTCTCGAAAAAATAGCGGAATGCACGGGAGGTAAATACTACTATGCACCCACAGGTAATGATCTGGGGGCAATATATACAAGCATTGCAGGTGAACTTAAGACCGAGGCCGGTGTCAACACAACAATGCAGCTTGTATTTGACAACATTGAACTCAATAATGTGACTGTACCTAATACAGCGGAAGATCCCGTTATTGACTATGTCTATCTGGACGGTGTCTCAACGACGATTGAATCATGGAATTCGACGGCAACAATAATTCCTCTCTATACTGAAGATCAGACCCTGGACTGGGCAGATGATCAGAATCTGGACTTCAATGTCGGAACAATAAAACTTGGTCAGCACTGGGAGACCAGTTTCAGGCTTAAAATAATGAAGAGCGGCAACCTGAATATATTCGGTTCCGGCTCAACGATAAGCTTCAATAACGGAACAGATTATCTCTCCCTCCCCGCTACATATGTTACAGCGGTGGCTGACCTCAATTCTACAGGAATCACCTCTACAGAACTTGACATAGAAGAACTTACGGTCACATCCGGTGATATTGTAACTGACAGATTTGATCTCGGATGGAAGGTAAATTATTCCGGAAGTGAACAGGTGAGTCATAAAATATATTACCTCCGTGAGGGTGACGGCATCTGGCTGCCGTATAAAACACTCAGTGGTTTATCCGGGCCGCTTGTTGATTACACCAGTAGTGAAACCATAAATGTGTATGGAATGCCATCCGGAAATTACCTCTTCAGGGTAATAGCGTCTGCAACTGACGCTGCTGATGACTCAGAAACTGTTTCAGTCGGAATAGGTGTGGCTTCCGGCAATGTTTCGTATATTAAAATAGAATAA